Proteins encoded together in one Terriglobus sp. TAA 43 window:
- a CDS encoding OmpA family protein codes for MKRDGYKSVRVGAVAILSSVLACGVFAHAQELNPTADPQTARTGIQNGGRPVGELNGQPLYRVNVVKRNLDAVNYKHRSGDTKLDMNGTALLAGAKGNAKVNSDKGRITVDLDVDHLPPANGFGQEYLTYVLWAITPDGAPTNLGEVLPAGGNQRVKMNVTVPLQSFGLIITAEPYFAVKVPSDVVVMENHVVEGKTNGVIEHVDAHYTLLPKGLYAQTDGAKTVFRPITRDEHSPLELYEAHNAYQIAMLAGADKYASDIMAQVKTNLDNADAMDMNKHRDEKMEITMAREAVQRSEDARISTLRKKETERQIAEVNARKDAQAQAAASQLAAQQQALDAERARAAADREAAERARAEANAANADAAAAAAKAQADAARQDVVAMREKLRAQLNAVLATQETARGLVVTLGDVLFDTGKSSLKQNAQISLAKVSAILQQYPDLKLQIEGYTDAIGGDAYNLKLSEDRANSTQAFLVNNGVSPTNVSSLGFGKSNPVADNASASGRAQNRRVEMVVSGPSIGVKTQAEPTVGQ; via the coding sequence ATGAAACGCGACGGATACAAATCGGTGCGGGTTGGTGCAGTTGCTATTCTTTCCAGTGTTCTGGCGTGCGGTGTGTTCGCACACGCGCAAGAGTTGAATCCCACGGCGGACCCGCAAACGGCACGCACGGGCATTCAAAATGGTGGACGTCCTGTTGGCGAATTGAACGGACAACCGCTGTATCGCGTGAACGTGGTGAAGCGCAATCTGGACGCGGTGAACTATAAGCACCGCAGCGGCGATACCAAACTGGACATGAACGGCACTGCCCTGTTGGCAGGCGCCAAGGGCAATGCAAAGGTGAACAGCGACAAGGGTCGTATCACTGTTGACCTGGATGTTGACCATCTGCCGCCGGCCAATGGCTTCGGCCAGGAATACCTGACCTATGTTCTGTGGGCAATTACTCCTGATGGCGCCCCGACGAACTTAGGTGAAGTTCTTCCCGCAGGCGGCAACCAGCGCGTGAAGATGAATGTTACTGTTCCGCTGCAATCGTTTGGTTTGATCATTACCGCTGAACCTTACTTTGCTGTAAAGGTTCCGAGCGATGTGGTTGTGATGGAGAACCACGTGGTGGAAGGTAAGACCAACGGTGTGATTGAGCATGTGGATGCGCACTACACGCTGCTGCCGAAGGGCCTGTATGCACAGACGGATGGTGCGAAGACTGTGTTCCGTCCGATTACGCGTGATGAGCACAGCCCGCTGGAACTGTACGAAGCACACAACGCTTATCAGATCGCGATGCTGGCGGGAGCGGATAAGTATGCGTCAGACATCATGGCGCAGGTGAAGACGAATCTGGACAACGCGGATGCCATGGATATGAATAAGCATCGCGATGAAAAGATGGAAATCACCATGGCGCGAGAGGCGGTGCAGCGTTCGGAGGACGCCCGTATCTCAACGTTGCGCAAGAAGGAAACCGAACGCCAGATTGCTGAAGTGAATGCGCGCAAGGATGCGCAGGCACAGGCAGCCGCGTCACAACTGGCAGCACAGCAACAGGCACTGGATGCAGAACGTGCGCGTGCAGCGGCTGATCGCGAAGCTGCGGAACGCGCTCGTGCTGAAGCCAATGCAGCTAATGCAGATGCAGCCGCTGCAGCCGCAAAGGCTCAGGCAGATGCTGCTCGGCAAGACGTAGTGGCAATGCGTGAGAAGCTGCGCGCGCAGCTGAACGCAGTGCTGGCAACGCAGGAAACGGCGCGTGGCTTGGTTGTAACTCTGGGTGATGTGCTGTTCGATACCGGCAAGAGTTCGCTGAAGCAGAACGCGCAGATTTCGTTGGCGAAGGTGTCTGCAATTCTGCAGCAGTATCCTGACCTGAAACTGCAGATTGAGGGCTACACCGACGCGATTGGTGGCGATGCCTACAACCTGAAGTTGAGTGAGGATCGTGCGAACTCCACGCAGGCGTTCCTGGTGAACAATGGCGTGAGCCCGACCAATGTCTCGTCGCTTGGATTTGGTAAGTCAAATCCTGTTGCGGACAATGCGAGTGCTTCAGGTCGAGCACAGAATCGCCGTGTGGAGATGGTGGTTTCAGGGCCTTCGATTGGCGTGAAGACGCAGGCGGAACCGACCGTCGGCCAGTAA
- a CDS encoding NAD(P)H-dependent glycerol-3-phosphate dehydrogenase, which translates to MSRIAILGAGAWGTALALSLARQKKHELTLWAHTPAHVDAMIATRENKQFLPGYALPEDLRISKDLLQTAREHDILLCVTPSEFLGDTVRAIAPVLRENHIFVSASKGLENATFLRMSEVVAAMSPVRFATLGGPSFAKEVAAALPTAIVLASTDTEAAQQLQRDFSSDSLRVYVNDDVTGVELGGALKNVIALAAGVVAGLELGSNAAAALITRGMAEMTRLAVASGAKPETMAGLAGYGDLVLTCTGSLSRNRTVGVELGKGKKLPEIIAGLNGKVAEGVRCTGATLGLAARLGIEMPITREMHAILHEDRSPQEAIRILMTRPGKSE; encoded by the coding sequence ATGAGCAGGATTGCAATTCTGGGAGCGGGTGCGTGGGGTACTGCGCTGGCCCTGTCGTTGGCGCGCCAAAAGAAGCATGAGCTGACACTGTGGGCGCATACGCCCGCGCATGTGGATGCGATGATTGCAACGCGCGAGAACAAGCAGTTCCTTCCAGGCTATGCTCTGCCAGAAGATCTTCGCATCTCCAAGGACCTGCTGCAGACGGCTCGAGAGCATGACATTCTGCTCTGCGTTACTCCTTCAGAATTTTTGGGCGATACGGTGCGCGCCATTGCACCAGTGCTGCGTGAGAATCACATTTTCGTCTCTGCTTCAAAGGGATTGGAGAACGCGACGTTTCTCCGTATGAGTGAAGTTGTGGCGGCAATGTCGCCTGTGCGTTTTGCCACGCTTGGCGGACCTTCGTTTGCAAAGGAAGTTGCAGCAGCGTTGCCGACTGCGATCGTACTTGCGTCGACGGACACCGAAGCCGCGCAGCAACTGCAACGTGATTTTTCTTCTGACTCTCTTCGCGTTTACGTGAACGATGATGTAACGGGTGTTGAGCTTGGCGGCGCGTTAAAGAACGTGATCGCACTTGCAGCAGGTGTGGTGGCAGGACTTGAGCTTGGCAGCAACGCAGCAGCAGCACTGATCACGCGCGGCATGGCAGAGATGACTCGGCTTGCGGTTGCATCCGGGGCAAAGCCTGAAACCATGGCTGGTCTTGCAGGCTATGGCGACCTTGTTCTTACCTGCACTGGTTCTCTTTCCAGAAACCGCACCGTAGGTGTGGAGCTTGGCAAGGGCAAGAAACTGCCTGAGATTATTGCGGGATTGAACGGCAAGGTTGCAGAAGGTGTGCGTTGCACAGGCGCAACGCTGGGCCTGGCTGCACGCCTTGGGATTGAGATGCCGATTACCCGCGAGATGCATGCGATTCTGCATGAAGACCGTTCGCCGCAGGAAGCGATTCGCATTCTGATGACGCGTCCCGGTAAGAGCGAATAA
- the plsY gene encoding glycerol-3-phosphate 1-O-acyltransferase PlsY produces MTPTLIWIITLLVAYLLGSIPTGYLLVRFFKNEDVRATGSGNIGATNVARSGGKGLGIATLVLDALKGFVAVAFAWHMAQRIGFPSGYDLEAMAGLFAVLGHMYTVWLGFKGGKGVATALGVFLYLMPSETLAAVVIFAIVFALTKYVSLASVISAVGLAVLCIVFDWRHQIVVDLVYIAIPLLVIVKHHANISRLLNRTEPKFGAKKKEA; encoded by the coding sequence ATGACACCGACCCTGATCTGGATTATTACGTTGCTGGTTGCCTATTTGTTGGGGTCGATTCCCACGGGCTACCTGCTTGTCCGCTTCTTCAAGAATGAAGATGTTCGCGCTACCGGGTCCGGCAACATTGGTGCGACCAACGTGGCGCGGTCCGGCGGCAAGGGACTGGGCATTGCAACGCTGGTGCTGGATGCACTGAAGGGTTTTGTTGCCGTTGCGTTCGCGTGGCACATGGCGCAACGCATCGGATTCCCGAGCGGCTATGACCTGGAAGCGATGGCTGGGCTGTTCGCCGTGCTTGGCCACATGTACACGGTGTGGCTTGGCTTCAAGGGCGGCAAAGGTGTTGCCACGGCGCTGGGCGTATTCCTTTACCTGATGCCTTCCGAGACGCTGGCTGCCGTGGTGATCTTCGCCATTGTCTTCGCACTGACGAAGTACGTGTCGCTCGCATCCGTCATCTCCGCTGTGGGACTTGCTGTGCTTTGCATCGTCTTCGACTGGCGACACCAGATCGTTGTGGACCTTGTCTACATCGCGATTCCGTTGCTGGTCATTGTGAAACATCACGCGAATATCTCGCGTCTGCTGAACCGCACCGAACCCAAATTCGGAGCAAAGAAAAAGGAAGCATGA
- a CDS encoding competence/damage-inducible protein A — translation MATDPTPSMIAEIIAVGSEMLTPYRQDTNSLAMTAELNKLGVTVAFKTILGDTFQHLVDAAKIALTRADIVLFSGGLGPTEDDLTREAVASALGVGMTRNETVVEGLKQRFAKRGLVIQEINFKQADVIDGAKLLPNPNGTAPGQWVATEYEGKPRYIALLPGPPKELLPMFVEQVRPRLQQVIPRLHIAYRWLRMAVVPESEVDARTSPIYLSYPDVSTTILSTGGEIQLHFLCAKPTLEEAQERVDEVLSKCEHEMMDYVFSADGESLEQVVLLMLGMRHLTLSTAESCTGGLIAERLTAVSGSSRSFLGGAVVYSDELKTLFADVPKELIQKHGAVSDPVARAMAEGIRARIGSDLAIGVTGIAGPGGATLNKPVGRVYIALADAEGTQVRELNLSGDRERVRWFASQYALVMLRQKLLS, via the coding sequence ATGGCCACCGACCCAACACCCAGCATGATTGCGGAGATTATCGCTGTGGGCAGCGAGATGCTCACGCCTTACCGACAGGACACCAACTCGCTCGCGATGACTGCGGAGCTGAACAAGCTTGGTGTCACGGTTGCCTTCAAGACCATCCTTGGCGATACATTCCAGCATCTGGTGGATGCGGCCAAGATCGCCCTTACGCGCGCGGACATTGTGTTGTTCTCAGGTGGTCTTGGCCCAACTGAGGACGATCTCACCCGTGAAGCTGTAGCGTCTGCGCTTGGTGTTGGCATGACGCGCAACGAGACCGTTGTGGAAGGACTGAAGCAGCGATTCGCCAAGCGCGGTCTTGTGATTCAGGAGATCAACTTCAAACAGGCTGATGTGATCGATGGGGCTAAGTTGTTGCCTAACCCCAACGGTACGGCACCGGGTCAGTGGGTGGCCACAGAGTATGAGGGGAAGCCACGGTACATTGCCTTGTTGCCGGGGCCTCCGAAGGAGCTGCTGCCCATGTTTGTGGAGCAGGTGCGTCCGCGGTTGCAGCAGGTTATTCCGCGGTTGCACATTGCGTATCGCTGGCTGCGTATGGCGGTGGTGCCGGAGAGTGAGGTGGATGCACGCACTTCGCCCATCTACCTTTCCTATCCCGATGTAAGTACCACCATCCTGAGCACAGGCGGCGAGATCCAACTGCACTTCCTGTGCGCCAAGCCCACTCTGGAAGAGGCGCAGGAGCGCGTGGACGAGGTGCTGTCCAAGTGCGAGCACGAGATGATGGACTACGTCTTCTCTGCCGACGGTGAGTCGTTGGAGCAGGTGGTTCTGCTCATGCTGGGTATGCGGCACCTGACGCTGTCCACGGCAGAGAGCTGCACTGGTGGACTGATTGCGGAACGGCTCACTGCTGTTTCCGGATCGTCACGGTCGTTCCTTGGTGGCGCCGTTGTGTACTCCGATGAGTTGAAGACACTGTTTGCGGATGTGCCGAAGGAACTGATCCAGAAGCATGGTGCAGTGAGCGATCCAGTTGCGAGGGCGATGGCGGAAGGCATTCGCGCCCGCATTGGGTCTGATCTGGCGATTGGTGTGACCGGTATTGCCGGGCCTGGCGGAGCTACGTTGAACAAGCCTGTTGGCCGTGTCTACATTGCACTGGCCGATGCGGAAGGTACGCAAGTGCGCGAGTTGAACCTGAGCGGCGACCGTGAGCGCGTTCGCTGGTTTGCCTCGCAATATGCACTGGTGATGCTGCGGCAGAAATTGCTCTCGTAA